The genomic stretch TTCTTTTCACTCCATCTATTATCCTCAACAGATCGATTTTCTCGAAGAATGTATTAGCGAAAATCAACGGTGTACCATGAATCGGATCGGTGTCGTTCAACAGAACTCTTCCTCTAGATTTGGGATTCAATAAAATCGGTCTCGCCATCATACCACTGTAATAAGACAAAGGTAATACGGCAGTATTATAACTGAGAATTGGATCAGTAAAAAAGTTATCCGTATTTACTGCATCAATGGAAATTTGGATGTCGGGTCTTTTCGAACTTTGTTCATATTTAGTTTGTATGAAAGCATTCGCTTGTAAAGGACCAGTTGAGGCTAACGGACCTAGTCTGGTTTTTTTCCAGTAAAAAGTATCTGCTTTCATTTGTTCTTCATTTACTAAGGTAGAAGTATGATTTGTTAAACGGAATACTACTCCATCTATTGTGGTGTGATCTTGTAGATTGAATCCAACAGCTGAgtcttttataactttaattccGCGCTCTTCCAAGTGATGAGCCGGTCCTACACCACTCAACATTAATAAAACTGGAGAATTAATTGAACCAGCTGAAAGAATTACTTCTTTCTTTGCTAAAGCTTGTACTAATTTTCCTTTTCTGTGATATTCCACACCGTAAGCGGTTTTTGTTTTTGGGTCTATAAGTACTCTAGTTACATGAGAGTTAGATCGTACTACCAAATTTGTGCGTTTGTATCTAATTGGTCTGATAAAGGCAGCGTTGGTGCTTTGTCTTTCGCCATCTTTCGCGGTAGCTTGTAGAAGCATAGTACCCAAAAGATCCTCGgtattttgatctattttcgGCAAACCTAATTCATAATACGAATGCACAAGTCCTAACGTATTTTCGTCTTGGTATGGGAAAAATTCTACAGTTTGATAACCTCCAACACCGTGATAACGTGGATCTATCTTCTCGCTATCATGATTTCTATTGTCTtccgattttttaaaatacggTAAGACGTGACTATACGACCAACCGTGGTTACCCATAAGAGCCCATTCATCGTAATCGTCAGGATGTCCGCGTATATATATCATGTAATTTATGGTTGATGATCCTCCCATAACTTTGCCTCTCGCCCAAGTACATCTTCCCTCATCTCTTGCTAGACAACTTTTAGGAGAAGGTTGAGTTTCGTATTGCCAGTCTATACTTGAGCCTTGTAACATTGGAGCGAAAGCCGGAACGTCCGCAACAACGGGTTCCTCGCCTCCGGCTTCTAATAACAGTACCTGTAAcaaagaaatatcaaataatcatttAGCTATActatttttgatatgaaaaattattagtcTAAATATTAATGTCATATGATAATTCCAAATTGTGATGATTGAATTTACGACATAACAGTGGTAGTTGTGTTTTGACATTTCTCTAGTAAGTGACCTTTGGAGCAGCACTACATTTGAGCCagcagtaatttacaaaaactgCTCTGTTCCAGCGACCCTAATATCTCCGTCCCATCACTGGAATGCTTTGATAAGatctttctttattttatatgagTGCTGTAGTCAATGGATTGGAGTTATTGTAGTTACCCTTTTTAGCAACGTTTGAGCAACACtttaaattgcaaattttcCTCTGAATTATTCAGCAGCTTGATCTTCTATGTATGCATATTAGAAATTTCAGGATGTGGAATTAGTGCATCGTCTCTCAGGTGTAGTGTTTCTCAATTCGAGGGAATGTGGACAGAGGATTCGACCTCTGCGTAACAGAATCTGCACGTTGTATTATCTGCtcggtctagcgtcttcaggtatCTATTGAAGTGACAGTGCCTCGGTAgcactcctgttagtattcgtggGTCGTCATCACTCtaatacattcagcagatcttggTTATAGTCTCTGGTTATAGCTTTCTAGAAGAGTATTTGCCTGTCCCaatcatttctgtttatttgTTATATGTTGTTTTGATCCCACCTGCTCCTTATTGAggtgaattttttctcaaaacttaaCTTCTTTGGTATTTCGTCTTGACGCCTTTTCCaagttttgtcattttttaGTCATTAGTTGTTAATTCCGTCTATGAACATTTCGAGTAACGTAGGTAGGGCATGATCACggcttttacaaaattattcattaaatctagttttcgataaatatgagtGGAAGGAGGTTTCCTGAATAGTAGATGGGTGCTTTTAAAAACCTATGcacctacaaaaatccaaatTCCATTTGCTTTTCGTATACATAGAGACTCATAGCTGTAACCTTGCCCATTGAAATTCCGCTTCTTCTTAATTCAAATAGAAATCTTAAATCAGGtcaatatacatataattttattgaatttttctctttgataacaaatatagttgaaaataatttgattattttgtaattcggaataataaaataattgcacAATGTAGGGATGCTTTCAGTACATTTAGATCTAACAAGAATAAGTTAAAACGGGTAAATCTTGATACATATTGATCATTTTACTTTTGCCAAATAATTGATCAAGAAAATAcgatttgttaatattaatttttatatcagtCCATAGCTTCTGAATCTAAAATAGTTCGTTTGACCCTCGTAGCTATTACACATTACCTTTTTagaaaactcaattattgaCATGGTCAGTATCATTTGGAAAGcagttttctcatttttctaataataattgtgtatttataattgaaaaatcaacttttcCGAGTGACTctccaaattgaaattttactgTTATTCTCAACTAACTAACTATACTTTAAGGTATAGGCTTCAAAAAGGCACTAGAAACCTTGCTATGATAGTGAGGTCATGACAggtttttctacttttttactTCTTCGTTATTTAGTTTCTAGTTATGAATTTTGGTGTgtcttttactgttttttttattgggaactcTGCTATTTTAGGTGGAATTAGGCATTTGTAGATTCTTGCTGAACATATGCATAGTAAAAACCATCTTATTTCACGTTtttcttaatataaatataagaattcTAAGGTcacatcaaaataatttcaaggaGTAGTTTTTACCATAGTTTTATGTAGTGGTAATACgtattttttatagtaatatcTGAGTTCGGGAGACTAGGCTTTTTTTATGGTTCAGAggttaattttataaataatatacaagATTTCAATAATGTTAATCACGGTTAATAATATTTCTACATTCATctagacaaatatcaactaaTGACTAATTGTATTCACGGTCAAGAATTTCGATGGAATTTCGCAAAGTAGTCCTCCAAATTTCAAAGTTAATTAACATACTTTTTACCGGAAATATTCAGGATATGTCGTAAAGTTTAACAGTGCATTGGTCGCACAGGTTGTTTCAGACTATTATATAGCTTTAAACCCCATTCTGAACACAATATAAAAGATATAGTTCTCTGCACTTTTATAAGAATggttaattgaaaactttaatGCCATTAAGTGAGGATTCGGTCATTAAATAGACGTAAACAATCGATTAGTCACATGAAAATAGAGTGAATTTATTGTGACAGTAGGACACATGATAAGTTCTTGTACAGTAGATCAAAGTAGACCAAATTCATTCGAACACATACAAGATATACCATACAAGATGTAAAAATTCGAATGATGTGAATGTGTGGTAAAAATTAAATGTACTGatccaaaaattaatagaataacGTGGAGGAGTTAAAAGAGACCATCAGGAGTACAGAATATCAAATACTTTGAtagaaaaaaccgaaaaaactAATAGAGTATAcggaaataaatatatactgaAAAATATAACAGACAGAAAGTACTTTATTAAATtagatcaaattttatatagtaTAAGTTAACCCGAAAGAAACGCCTTCTTCACTGGACCTTCTAAAGCTTACCATTTAAATCCAGAGCTTCAATAAACTCTAATATCTGAGATTGTATCAAAGATTTCATGCTTCTAAAAGTTTCTCGGTCTTCTTCCAAAGCATTCCGCTTTGATTTGTGGCATTATGTAGATAGGTTAATCGTTGTTTTCTATTTCCCGCAATGTTTGTAAATTCCATTTTCTGCCAGATTTAGATCTAGATACGTAAGATGCTTTGTGAGGTAGCATTGTCCAGTCAGAAAACCAATGAAAAGGTTTGTATTTACATAACAATCTaactttaaaatcaatataCATCTAACTACTGCGTAACTAGCTGAGGTCTTACTCAACAGCATCCTCAGAGTTCTGATACATTTTATACACTAATACACAACACATATAATACTCTGCTTTTACAAAGTTTTAACCAACTCAAAAGGTTTAATCCTTTCTATTCACTATAGTTTTGTTAACTATATCCAGAACCTTCTGGAAATTACTGTTTCGAGTGTACCAAGATGCATCCAGGATATTCCTCAGTGTCTTGTTCTAGAAGCTTTGACTAGCATCATGGATAAATACCCTACGACCAGATGAGTACATTTTCAAAGCATAATCTGAATTTTCGTCCAATCATCCGatagattttttcatatttaattcgaaattagtcatttttctttttaatgtaaGCTTTCCACCAGAGGTTAGCATTGTTAGCAAGTGTTTTGCTTCATTTGTAAATAGgattcg from Diorhabda sublineata isolate icDioSubl1.1 chromosome 5, icDioSubl1.1, whole genome shotgun sequence encodes the following:
- the LOC130443992 gene encoding glucose dehydrogenase [FAD, quinone]-like produces the protein MVLSWTPPDIFQPCSVHNNLTTCQSSTFLFLQLVANLFGYSRDEKNTYGFDFSFTNFYNPFESEKAQVEEFDFIVVGAGSAGCVVANRLSEIKEWRVLLLEAGGEEPVVADVPAFAPMLQGSSIDWQYETQPSPKSCLARDEGRCTWARGKVMGGSSTINYMIYIRGHPDDYDEWALMGNHGWSYSHVLPYFKKSEDNRNHDSEKIDPRYHGVGGYQTVEFFPYQDENTLGLVHSYYELGLPKIDQNTEDLLGTMLLQATAKDGERQSTNAAFIRPIRYKRTNLVVRSNSHVTRVLIDPKTKTAYGVEYHRKGKLVQALAKKEVILSAGSINSPVLLMLSGVGPAHHLEERGIKVIKDSAVGFNLQDHTTIDGVVFRLTNHTSTLVNEEQMKADTFYWKKTRLGPLASTGPLQANAFIQTKYEQSSKRPDIQISIDAVNTDNFFTDPILSYNTAVLPLSYYSGMMARPILLNPKSRGRVLLNDTDPIHGTPLIFANTFFEKIDLLRIIDGVKRSLDLEHTSFFKHAGIELVRTPLPACKHVHFGTDEYWACIAMAYTTTIYHPVGTCKMGPHTDESAVVDPELRVHGIKSLRVIDASIMPKIVRGNTNAPTIMIGEKGSDLIKHSWLKDYNQQDKSENLDSGSYDFLNFGNLFNGYFK